Within the Paramormyrops kingsleyae isolate MSU_618 chromosome 2, PKINGS_0.4, whole genome shotgun sequence genome, the region GACCGGGCTtcggacgacaaatgacactgaGTGACAAGGCCAGCTGAATCTCCAGAGGCTACACATCCTCATTCGTGTCTCTCTTTTCAGAGTTCCGTGGTGGATTTCAGCAATGTGCACAGCCTTATCGAATGTGGTCTCCTCACAGAGGCTTTAGAGGAAATTCAGGGAATGCTGCACCCTGGAGTCCTTCCATCACCACAATACATGTGCTCCCTGATGCATCACGCTCTGCAGGTAACCCAAGCACTGCTGAAAGCCGCAGtattattttccattttctcaCCCTCAAAAACAATGGCAGAACCTGTCAGTGTTTACTGCTTGTAACCCTGTTTCCTTCCTCAGGGTGAAGTTAAGCCATACTTTTTCAGCACCTTTATCAATATTTTGCACAACATCCTACGCAACAATCCCACTTGGGGGTCGCCCACTGTGGTGAAGTATTTTCTGCACATCCTGCAGTGCCCTCAGTGCAAGGGAGGAACCTGGGCCCTCCTGGAGACATCAGTGAGGTATAGAGTTCTTCAGAATTTTGTCTTGCATTGCATCTTTTTCAGCTGACAGGCAGAAGACATTAACTGTTGCACGTTGGCTAGTGCAAGGTTTCCCATGAGGATTCTGATGAGGTTATTTTTGTAATGTTAAGGAATATGGGAAAATATGTTTGGGAGGATGATGAgtacaaacaaaagcaaatgtGAAACAGCGTCATTCTTGCCCTTCTATGATGCGCTTTCGACTTCTAAATGACAGCGTATGTAATATTATGGTATAACCCACTATTTAATTTGCTGACTGTGCACGACTGTCCCACTCCTTAGGTGGTGCGTGTCCAGCGGGGAGTGCTGTCACTTGCTTCCTGGCTCACCTTCCCCAGAGCTGATCAGGTTCCTCTGTGACTTGCAGGCTTTTCTGCTCACAATCTTCCGACATGAGCTCTTTGCCTCCAGCAAAGGGTATGACAGAAGTTCCCAAGTCATCAACTTTTATCTGCTTTTCTGTGCTTATATAAATGCAATGCACTCAGCATTAccctttaattttattaaaatactttaaattcaTATACATTGTGTTATTTAATCACACATGAAACGACAGGCACATGATAAATAGTATAGATTCATATATTAATAAGACTGTCTTTGATTTCCTTCAGGCAATCTGGAGGGTCACGGTCTTCTGTTCTAGTTCGTACATTTTGGAACATTTGGCAGAGATCCACTCTTGGTAGCAGGACAGTCCAGCAGTTGGCAGGGTTACTGATCCATACTACCAGCTGCGCTCTGTCATCTGCTGAGGTCAGTATTGTCACGGCGTCCTGTCCACAGAGAAAGATACAGTATGTAATACtgaagtgtgtgtatgtatgtataactACACAGCAGTCTGTAGAGTGCGCTTAACGTTATCCATGCACAGATTACTATTGCCAAATGGCGAAGACGTAAGTTTTATAACAAATACCGTAAGCTGAATGTTGTATGAGGATGTGTTATATTGTAACGCTTGATGCATAACTAGAGGACAAGAGGACAATGATTCATTTATTTGTGCAGTTTATGCAAGGCAGATGTTCATATTCACAAACTCTAcatatttatcattattattaaaatttcagcaatTATGTCTCATTCACTGGGACATCGTGAAGTTGTTTCGAGTGTTACCAATGTACTTAAAATTAGTGTTTCCTACTTCTGTATTATATTGCCCAAAATTGGGCTTTACGTATGTAAGGTACTTCGCTCCGTTTGAACTCCACATGAAAATGCAATTGCTTTTTGTCTTGTTGTAAGTCTATAAGTGTAGTTGAATTGTTCCTGATTCATGCTTCGCTTTTGTTTAGGACTGGAAGCAGCGCCTTCTGTGTACTTTGCATGACACCTTGGCTGTGGTGGTTGAGTACTGGTGTCAGGAACACAGTAAACTAAATAAAAGCCTGCTGGACAAGGGCATGGAAGATCTGGCTGAGCACATTTCCATATTATGCCAAGGTGTGTATATTTCACTTGGGACATCTTGGGACTGGAACGGAGATGACAGGATATTACATAGGTTCATTAAATAGTATTGATGTGTTTATGAATATGGGCCCTTTTTACCTCTATGCcacgggtgtcaaactgcagtcctggggggccggagtcctacacatttttgggtttcccctcgtctaacacacctgattcaactccttgtgctaattaccacacagctcttgagctgaatcatttgtggtggaacagggaaagaactaagctacacagggctccggccccccaggactgcagtttgacacccctgctctatgcCCATGATGTGAAACTTCTTAATCTACTGTCATAACCTACAAAGTTTAGAGTCACTGAGTAGCAGCAATACACCTATAATGTCATTGAgttatactgttttttttttcttttcttgtagATCATCCTCCTGAATTTTTACTGGAGTTTGTTCCCAACATGCCGTCACTGAGACTGAAGATGGTCACTGCTGATTCCATATACAGGTGTATGTGCTGCAGAAATGGTGTTTCCGTGGGAACAGAACCTCTAACCCTACGAAAAATTGTAAGTTGTGCATTATGTAGCCAGTGGGGTAGAGCTGGTATATTAAAAGCAATTGTTTCAATTGTTTCTCCCCATTAAATCAGCAATGTAAAAACTAAGCATGTGCATTTTTTACCAGATGTTTGTGTGGCTGATGTTGCAGCATCATGATGTATCTTCTGTTGACATCCATGTCAGAGTAGCACTCTTCACCACATCATCATCATAACATCTCCAACCTGTCCAGTGGTGCTTATGCTTTCTCAAATGGCTGCTCAAGGGAGACCGAGCTCTGTCACAACTAACCAGATGTATAGAAACTATGCAGGGAAGCCAGGTTAACCATGTATGAGAGAGAGTAAAGATTTTTTTAGCGAGGGGGAACACGGACGGCGTTTGCCAGGAATGGGACAGGTGTGGGCCTGCAGCTGGCCCGGTCCCGGAGGCCCCCGCAGGTGTCATCGGCGGGGCAGCTGGAGTCACGCTGTCAGAAGAGGGACGTCAAACTCGCAGGAGGCCGTCTTCATGAAAGGCACATCGGTGTTCTGTGCCAGATGCAAGCTGTTTGTTATGCATTCCGGAACTCCTCCTGCTGATCTCAGAGCCGCTCCTGCTCTGTAATCAGCGGCAGCTTCCCCAAGCTCCTATCAACATCTACAAACAAATTAGGCTGGCTGGACAGCCCGGTGCATTCCTCTTGTCTCTACAGTGATTCCCATGAacttttgaaataaaacattatatTAAGGTTGGGCACTGAAATGGCCTCAAGACCTGTCCTGTGGAAATGGTGGCTTATCAGATGATTTTCAAAGCTAGTGTGTGTATTAATAGAAAAAGAACTAATCAGGACTTTGTGACTTTATTAAGCATTGCTTTTCCTCTATTTTTTCTTAACTGCTCTTGATGGTGATTTTGCCATAAATGTATAGCTACTATATGTCTTTATATTCTGTAGTATGTTGTTAATTGAAGTTCCTTAAGGAACTGTCATGTATAATTCAAGCATGACAATAACTTGCATGCAAAATCTAACATGCCTTGCATAACTGAATTTAATCTCTAGTTATGAATGAACGGTAATCTGTTATGAAATACCATAGTtaagcacatgttgatgtcaaaTGCCATATCAAaaccatatttttaatttggcttgttacattatttcttattgcGAAATGATGGTGCATGTTTATGTTTTGAGTGATATGTATTTTCAGCATTCGTTTTTGCAGGAAATTGGGAATCTTTTCTCATTGTGCAGATTTATAAAATGACATACAGTATAGCGTCTATCACTTGGGTAGGTTCTTTTGAAAATGAGTGGAGGAATGGATAAACTAATCTGATGTAAAAGTTTACATGAAAATGGCATTTTCTGGGAGAAGTGGCCCATATTTCTGTTGAATATCAAGTTTATGCTTGTGGGATTTGAGCAGCTTGGTCACTTTTATGGGTCACATGCATCCGTTCTCCATAATTACCTACCCAGTACAGCTTGGAGCTTTTCCCAGGAAGTGTAGGACATAAAGCAGTGAGCTCCCTGCATAGGTTGCCTGCGCATTTcagagcacaaacacacaatcaCTTATAATCACTGAATTCCTCCTGTGCTAATCACCGAGCCACTGCCTCACCCTTATGAATTACAGCTTCTCAGAAATGTTGCTGTTATGGCCTGGTAACTGAGGCATTGAGGAGTTTGTCACATCTAGTGTGGGCTGGTATGTGTTTGTAGGGAATCTGCTTTCCTATCATGTACAGGCCATCTTGGATGATTGACAGCTGGCTGCTCCAGACTACATCAAGTGCCGTTTGTCTCCTGCCAGGTCTCCAGCTATCTGCCTGCCCTGGGGAGACTCTGTGAACGTAAGCCGGCCGGGGCTGGGGGCCCGCGTGTGGCGGGGACGCCTGCCAGGCCAGGAGGCGAGCTCCACACTGCCAGCTGTGCCGGCGTGGCACCGGCCACCCTGCCAGGGGCTTCGGGGTGAGTAAATGACCACTCCCCTGCGGAGCATGCGTCAAAGCAGGGTGGCTGTCCGGGGACGGTGCCTCACGACGTCAACATGTCATTCTCAATCAATGCCACTGAGGGAGTCCGTGCAGAGGTTAAAGCCCCACAGCGATGGCTGTTTGGGCGAGAGCACAGAGTGCTACTCTCACTGTCTCCTACCCTGTACCAGCTGCTGTCGTCATGTGACGATGGTAGCTACAGCAGTGAGCAGGGATTGACTTAGCGATACGTGCGGAAATCAGTCGATTGTTCTACAGGGTGTTCCACCTTAACTTGTGCACTCTTAAACCACACACCTGCAAACAATCTAATTTGGTATAGTCGTCTATTTCACCTGAAACACATAAACAATTACCAGACTAATACTCTTAAGTAGGTTGCCTAGCCTTAACTGTCTCATTCTTAAAGATAGAAGCCAAAAGACAGGCCATCATTGATCTTGCTCGTGCCGGGAGATCTCCTAAGCAGATTGCAAGTGCCTTAAACTTACACAGAAACACTgtaaacaatgtaaaaaaaatgtacagagagTCAGGAGATGTGAAGAAAAGGTCTACTGGCTCACGTAGAAGTGTTCGAAGCAAAGACGTCATTAGGAAGGTGAAAAACCGAATAAACACCAACCCATGGCGCTCAATATGCAAGATGACAAAGGATGTGGGTGTGAGCACTACGTCAATGCATCGCATAGTGAAAGAAGACCTTGGTGCCACTTCTAGGGCCATCACCAGCACCCACCTAATAACTGAAGATTCCAGAAAGAAAAGGGTAGACAGGGCGAAACTTCTCTTGCATGATGTTAAACACTCATCTGGCAGAGTCATCCTCTTCAGTGATGAAAAATTGTTTTGTGTTGATCGGGGTCTCAACCGTAGAAACAACCGTTATATTTCATCGGATGCAGTGAAGGATGTCCCTGATTGTGTGAAACATGTTTCCAAGACAAAAAACCCTGCCAAAGTCATGGTACTAAGGGTTGTTGCATCCAATGGCAAAAAGTGTCCGCCTGTGTTCATTCCACAAAATGAGAGGGTGAATGCTCATGCCTATATCAAGATGTTGACAAAGCATGTGCTACCTTGGATTCAAAGGACCTTTCCCGATGGAAGACCCAAGAATTTTTGCAGCAGAACATGACCAACTTCTGGGGTAAGGACATGTGGCCTCCCAACTCAATCCCCTGGACTATAGTATCTGGGCATACATGGAGCAGGAGGCCTGCAAGAAACCACATTCATCAGTGCAAGCTCTGAGGGCATCCATCACCAGAACTTGGAGCAAAATGGATGAGGCATATGTAAGAAAGACGTGCCAGAGTTTTCGTCATAGGCTAGAGAGTGTAATTGAAAAAACGGGTGGAATTATTGAATAACATGTGTTACATAACTATAAACAATAACCTGTAACATTAAAAGTGTGATTTCAATGTTTCTGTTGTTTTATTTACTCTTACTTTCTGAATAAAGTGGTTGCACAAGTTAAGGTGGAACACCCTGTAACAGCgtgaatgcgtacgtattttatgtgcatttgcgccgatatgacaagaaattatgcattttaacctttacatgttaattcgtacttcatttgcaggATAGAGGTTAAAATTTGTTGCGTTGTTACATTAattgcttttaaaggtgaatgcgtacttgcgtaccagttatgtcaatccctggcAGTGGGCAAGTTTATTGTACTATGGAAGGATTTCAGTCTCCAGTCCATTTTATGTACTAATGTTTTGGCAATGAAAATTATatctatatttatatttaagtaCCTGAATACATGCATACTGGTCTTGTAAATTTGCCCCTGTGATTATTGAAGTTCGGGAGAAACATCACTCTACAATGAGAACATTACCTCTTATTTCAATCCAATCCAAATTTTTGGATTGTGTTTTTGATTCATTTCCCCTTTTCAGGATTGACAAACGAATTACTGGTAATTGAAATACAGCGTAAATTGAAAAAGAGTATTTTGCTCTGAAACTTTCAGTGTTACTTGGATGGGGTGAGTTGATAGGTACAGATCTGGATTATAGATAGGCACTGTTTATGAGATACAGCCAAGGTAATGGGGCGGGGGACTGGCAGTGTGGtacagtggtgggggggggggtggttttcACTGTCCCCACTACACGCATCACCCTGCCGACGTTTATCCCTCCCTACTCATAAGGCGCCATGTGTCAAGCTGTTCGTTCCTGCTGTGCCGCTGCCGGAATATTCCGCTTGGGTGCGGGACAGCCAATTACCAGTAAAACAAGCATCGTTTTTGTAAGCAAGGCTTCCACATTGGTGTCATCTTCCCGTCAGAAGTCGTAAAGGCGGCTCCGTTATGCACTGACAGCGCACAGGGTCTTTGAAGTGCCtctgcttttcatttatttttattaatctgCTTTCTTCTCTGCCAtttttctctgtgcttttcGTCACTGGCGTAATTCAAATAAATGTTTCTCGCAGCATATTGAAAACAGGGCAGATTTATTTAAGCAGTTTGCACTGTTATTTACCGagctggaaaaaaaagtcaCGGTACGTGTAAAATGTGGAGCAGTGCCCTTAATTGAAAACCCAGTGTCCTGTCTGGCTGGTTTCTACCACCTTGCCGGAATGTTCCAGCAGGCCTCTTGCTGGCTGAGATTTTCATTTCACCCTGCACTTCAAGTAACCGAGACAAGACCTGTTCTGCAGTTTTCCGAAAGGCATTTAAAACAGCAGGGGAGCATATACAGTAACTTCAGGGGAAGCCCAGAGTCTGACTGCATGGTGTGAAACTGACCTAGTCCttcaaaaaaacacaaaaaagtttttttttatattttttattttttgaaggCTGTCTTCTGCTTGCGTGAGACATGGTGTTCAGGATGATGCCCGCTTGCTGAGAAGCTGGATGTGTGAAGGCAGTCCCAATAATTGCCTCCTGTATTGTTCCTGTGTCCAATAACCCAGCTAATTGTTGAGGAATTTACACTGTcgttaaaaaaatgcattttttcgtTATTTGCTTTTGGTTTTTgtcatttaaaactgaaacatTTCATGGTTCAAATCTGTAAGTGCAGTATTCAAAATTCTAAAACTGATCCCCACCTTGTTCACTTCTTGGGGTGCCAATTCATTATTTTCTCTTCTCCTAGTCTGGACAAGAAGACAGTGCCCAAAGGACTTCACAGAGTCAACGCTGCAGGTACACGTCACATCAAACACATCACCGATGCATGTGCATTTGTACTAATTCGTGGATAAAATGTAGCTGCTCTCTAGCTGTTTCTCATAtcttcatatatttttttacaattaaTGGAATGTTTTGAATAAGTTGTGATGTGCACTGTGACTTAAGATTTTTCCTCTGTATGTTTTAATACCAccgacaaaaaaagaaaaaaaatcaatcgtATTGTGTGTCAGATCCACAGTTTAGTGACATTAAAATGTAGCCATTAGGATTCCATTACAAAAGTGAGTGACTTACTTAGTAAGTGCAAGTTCCAGCAATTAGAATGGTGGCACTCTGTGTGAACCCACAGAACTGTCAGCGCTTATATTCCCCCCTCCAGCTGATCAGAAAGGCCGttgctggggggtgggtggggggggtgggtagtgGGACAGGGAAGGCATCCAGCTTCAGGGAGACTCAAGGCTGCTCACTTGTGTTGTTTTCTACTACGTGCTCCTTCTACTAATGCGACTGTCATTAATGTTTAATGCAGCCCCTGTTATGTTTCCCTTTCCCTTCTGCTCTCCCAGCTCACTGCTATGGCCACTTGTTTTTCTCCAGACCAGAAAGCAGGCAGCTGAGAGGCTGTCGGGCAGCGGTCGTCATGGCCCTTTAGGTGACGAGGTGATGGGCGTGTCCATCAGCGTTAAGGCATACTTGTGAACAGCTACTGCTCTGTTCTGTGATGCCTTCAGATCACTATTCTTCGTAGTAAGATTATGTTCGGAATGGCATAGGTCACCAACCGGACGCTTGCCGAGATATTTCAAGTCAATCGTGATACAACTTCCAATCTCCCCTTCGGCAAAACCGAGGACCCCCCCCTTGATCAGCAAAATATACAGAGCCCCCGCACCCTTCCTCAATCCCTAGTCGGTACCTTGCCAGAGTATAAGTAAGAGTAACTCTGACTGTGAAAAGGGCTGGAGACCACTGGTGTAAGTGATATACTTTCAACTGTGATTGAGAGGTCTGAAAACACAGATAACTTCTTTACTTTATCGCCTGTAATATAGTATTTAAGACTTCAGGTAGTGATGGAGAATCCAAGTGACAGTGGAAATGAGCAAATTGCATTGGCATTGACACTGCATTAGGTGCAGTGCAGACGTAAACGTTATTTAAGTTTCCCAGATGGCTACAAACAACAAAAGGAAACAGATGCCATGTCCTCCATACTTTAAAGTTTTTCTTATGTTTTCAAAGTAACTTTTCTGAGATGTTTGAGCTGGAGAAGTGCAAGGCTTCTGAGTGTTCTTTTTCCTGAAAGATaactttattatatttaaatttccCCATGTTTTTAGGTAATATTTATTCCATTCAGTATTATGTATTCCATGCGTTTTCCACATGTTTTGGAAGTGTATCTTTTTTGATGGCTGTTCAGCTCGCACTGATCTGTCACCCAAGCTTACGAGCAGGACAatttatttttagagaatggTTTACCCCAAGACATACCCTATGTagaacacatgtgaaatcataaGCAACTCTAATTATACCAAAATATATACTAACATGAACTAACTCATCTCTTTGTCATGCTTTTGCAGCATGATTGCATTTCAGTTTATTCAATGGAGGCTTATAGATTATTTTATTCACAGATACCATTAGCAACCTTGAGTAACTAGcagcaggaaaaataaaaatcttaagAAATGAGAGAACCATAGCATGTCTTTCCTGGGAGTTGCTTAGGCGTACTTGTCTAATGACAGAAGAAAATCACCTAAATGCATTTAGTGGAAATTAGTCAGCTTTTTGAAATTTTATAGAAAAGGCTGGCCAAAAGTGCTTGTAAATGCTGAGCAAGCAATTGCCCCTATAATAGAAGCTTTGTGTCCAAATTGTTGCCCTTAAAGTGATTTAACAGTGTGCAGATTGGTACTGGCATTTGTGAGGATGTGTACACGCTGGGAGTGCTGGACGGGCCCTTTAATCACTTGCTTTAAAGCCTATTATACGTTGAATGTGTTGCAGGGAGTTGACTGTTAATCCCAAAGCATTAGTGCTTTTTGTTGAACTGTCGAATTATTTgaatttctttttatatattccTTTCTGGATGGTTGTTAAAAGTATGAAATGATACGTAATGAAAAATTCCAGTAAATTTGGAGTGCCGAATATGCGTGGGGTCAATCTAAGGGCCTTAGACTTTTTCCACTGGATTCTGGGTGTCCTTTTGCTAACATGCTCATTTCAGGATACGTTTTTCCAGATGTGGATCTTTCTCTCCGCTTTTTGGCAGGACATATGGCAGAAAAACTCATACTTTAAGATGCATACTGTCTGTTttctaatttattattattattattattattattattattattttgcttgAACTCTAACCCTTCCTTTAGTAGTATACTGGGCTTTATTTGAGCAAACCCTAATTTACCTCCCACATCCCAGTATGAAGCCCTAAAGTGTTTATGGTATGTGGTACAGTGCCAGCAAGCACTCAGGCATGGCCTCCCCTCACTTGTTAGATTCAGCCGTACAAGAATCATGGCCCACCTCGGCGTAATATGCTGTTAATTAAATATCGTTTTCTAAAAAGGATAGTAGGTGAAAAAAATAAGTAATCCTCAGCCTAGTTTTCCTGAGTATTTTAACTTGCTGATTGAGTATCATGTGGCACATTCATAATGCCCTGTGGAGCTTTTGAACTGTGAAAAATCCTGTTGGAACCATTGTGTCTAGGCTGTGTAGCATAACCTCCACTTCTGCCGTGATGCAGGGCGGGGCGTGCCTCTATACACGGCCACTGGGCTGTAATGTACCTGGAAATCCACATGTTTGAAAAAGCAAACAATCCGAAGGAACATATTGGCTTTTCTCTTTGCTTTACTCTCTTTTTTTAAGTCCTGCATCTCTGCTTTTAACAGCAGATTGGTGGTTTTTGATCTGTTCTTGGGTGATGTTCCTCTTGCTCTTGTTTAGGAGGTTACCGAGCTGCACGTCATATACAAAGGCCAAGGTGCAGCCGGACCTTAAGAAATGTGCTTGTGTTCTGTTTCAAAAAAGGCGAGTTACCCATCCACCGAATTTGCAAGAGGAACCAAGTGGAGATGCTGCTGAATGTCCTTTCAGTTCCGGGGACAGATGTCAACGTCAAAGGTAGGTGCCATTTTTGCAGTCTGATATTCTTATTGTGCATTTGTGTTCATTTTTGAGTGATTGATTTGATTAAAAAAAGCATCTTCAGTATAACCTTGAAATAATACATGGACAGTGTGTGAATAAACAGGGAGTATTTTGGTTTAGATGTTCAGCCAACAAGAAAAAACACTATCATTCTTAAATTCTCCTAATAATTTGCTGTTAGTGTAAAGCAGATGTAACTTGGGCAGCGAACTAGGAATGAAGCTGGAAGATGAAAATTGGAGGGCGCCTGGAAAAGATGTTAAGCAGGAAGGAAAGGAAGAAAAGGCAGAGATGTTGTGCCTGGATGACGAGGAAGCTCTGCGTGAAAGAAGGGCCTCAAGTCCTCTGTAATGAATCTGATACATGTCTAGAGGAAGGAAAAACTGCCCGTCATGCTTTGATCGAGTAACTGTCTTGGGGAACGTTAAAGGATAAATGCTAGGGGTGTGCATATGTTTCGTGCTCTACCAGTTTTCTGTGCTCTGCGAGTGTCTCCGGTAATTCATAATGGTGTTTCGATAGCTTACAGAGAGCTAAAATAAGATGCTTTTGGATTAACAGGAAATGTGAGAAGTGTTAAAAGACACTGTAATTCTTTACTTCAGGTATATGTAAATCAAATGCAAATGAACTGGTAACAAGCATATGCATACTGTAAGTTATTTGTGTCTTTGTTCGTTTTTGGAGCTTTTAGGTTCTTGGCATTCATAACCATGTATTACACACAAGTCACGCATTATGGATGCGCCGCTAGTAATTTAAACTTTAGTAAAGCAATGTTAGTAGCCAGAACATATACCTTTTCAGTATCTGTGTAGTAACAAAACAGTTTGGCCAGAAATATTCCCAGGttgtattatttaaaatgtattgtgTGCATGATGATGTTGTCATTATTGACACTATAGAGCTCTTTTGTCAATAATAGGATCTTTGGTAGAAACATTACAGCAattaaaaataagtaataagTAGTTAGCTCCCAGTTTAGGAGGTAAGTTCAGAATTGGTATTGGCATATGACTGTCTAAAATAAATTTCACAGTAAATGTACAAATGTCATTGTTTCCCCTTTCAGTgctaaaagaaaattaaatggCTGAcataatgtttattaatatatttgtttgttttaaagatTTCAACTTTTTTCCATCTaaattttttcctgttttgatGTTCCGTAGCCTTTATGACACATTCTTGTAATAACAAACAGCTTTTCTTATACACCGTTAATTACTTTTTGGTTTGTCTGTTGTCAGATTACGCCGGCTGGACCCCCCTGCACGAAGCGTGTAACCATGGCAGCAGTGCATGCGTGCAGGCCCTCTTACAGCATTGCCCCAACCTCCACCTGGATGTCCAAGTAGGCGGAGTCAGCCCCCTGCATGACGCCCTCCTCAATGGCCATGTTGATATCGCCAAGATGCTGCTACAGTATGCAGGTCAGCCACTGCTCTCACACTGCTGCAGTTAAACATGCGTCATCCCCTGTCACAAACGTTTTTATAAATGGTTATTACCAGGCTCACAGAACACTGCAGCAGCTAATATAAATGCAGGCAAGGGgcctaattttttatttttatttttttgatataTCTGTTTTTAAAATCCTTAGAATTTTTTATCCAAGGCATTGTTATTCAATtgcaaaccaaaaaaaaaccttatttTATGGAGAACCAAACGCATATAGTTATATTTAAGTCTCATATTCTGAATATAGTATGTAATGCAAGAACACAATGTCCTGAAAAATAAATGCTAGCATCTCCCAGGGGATCCAGTTTCTTCAgcatacatacatgtatacatataGATTGCAGGCCTACAGTCATGCGCACTCTCATACATATTGCTTCCATTTATAGCCCAGAGTTGAGTGTATCGCAGGTTCGATATAGAAATGAACTGTTAGCTCCCCTGAGGTTGATATGAGAAGTTCTTTGGAATGTAGCTGAGCTCTGTTCCCGGGCCAGAAAAGCGAAAGCAGCAGAGACGAGCTGTGGGCAGCCAGGCCATGAGCCATTTGTTGATAGATTACATCATGCTGGAATGAGATAATGTGCGGCATTTAGTTTATAGTCCTGTAAACGACTAATACAGTGAGATAACAGGAGCATGAATAAATGTGCGGAGTATCCAAGGCGGCCTGGAGCGCTGACTCTTTTCAGAGGCGTGTTTGCCTTCTCTGCCATCTTGGTTTAGCCGCCTTGCTGCGTACTTGTA harbors:
- the slf1 gene encoding SMC5-SMC6 complex localization factor protein 1 isoform X4, which translates into the protein MVEKTFTFQITGIKNPQIKGKLLRGIHKLGGSYIGGSIYKGRATHLIAHCTLASEKFLAACAGGKWIVTPQYVIDSVRNGKWLPEVAYELDFISQAPEATRPIRMWRTRVASGTVSGAFQGWRAVLLMDDRKRREIFERILMAGGARISSCASDQSVTHVFTGNINTDSKIGAPCYSLDYIAQHLLGSSWPVISEVLSSSPVDNTQLFSELEIQLKDYVSKLVLPERLVSIDYVSHATTGHPSQSSVVDFSNVHSLIECGLLTEALEEIQGMLHPGVLPSPQYMCSLMHHALQGEVKPYFFSTFINILHNILRNNPTWGSPTVVKYFLHILQCPQCKGGTWALLETSVRWCVSSGECCHLLPGSPSPELIRFLCDLQAFLLTIFRHELFASSKGQSGGSRSSVLVRTFWNIWQRSTLGSRTVQQLAGLLIHTTSCALSSAEDWKQRLLCTLHDTLAVVVEYWCQEHSKLNKSLLDKGMEDLAEHISILCQDHPPEFLLEFVPNMPSLRLKMVTADSIYRCMCCRNGVSVGTEPLTLRKIVSSYLPALGRLCERKPAGAGGPRVAGTPARPGGELHTASCAGVAPATLPGASGLDKKTVPKGLHRVNAAGELPIHRICKRNQVEMLLNVLSVPGTDVNVKDYAGWTPLHEACNHGSSACVQALLQHCPNLHLDVQVGGVSPLHDALLNGHVDIAKMLLQYAGSPLLELRDGQGRTPLDVVSPALQKELGRWAQEGDSARDAQDVRTIDPPLLEACSCLLRCLLLSYVLVRNVPSYEASASPRDAVPRLSRALAAHSARRVTAAWGDPLLVRLAEDLETLLGLRRHLPIMPGVVTQFQGTQTRLLLLQEKQLTSKCIHLYLPLIAISCYRDKIPSQYWFTC
- the slf1 gene encoding SMC5-SMC6 complex localization factor protein 1 isoform X5, with amino-acid sequence MAGGARISSCASDQSVTHVFTGNINTDSKIGAPCYSLDYIAQHLLGSSWPVISEVLSSSPVDNTQLFSELEIQLKDYVSKLVLPERLVSIDYVSHATTGHPSQSSVVDFSNVHSLIECGLLTEALEEIQGMLHPGVLPSPQYMCSLMHHALQGEVKPYFFSTFINILHNILRNNPTWGSPTVVKYFLHILQCPQCKGGTWALLETSVRWCVSSGECCHLLPGSPSPELIRFLCDLQAFLLTIFRHELFASSKGQSGGSRSSVLVRTFWNIWQRSTLGSRTVQQLAGLLIHTTSCALSSAEDWKQRLLCTLHDTLAVVVEYWCQEHSKLNKSLLDKGMEDLAEHISILCQDHPPEFLLEFVPNMPSLRLKMVTADSIYRCMCCRNGVSVGTEPLTLRKIVSSYLPALGRLCERKPAGAGGPRVAGTPARPGGELHTASCAGVAPATLPGASGLDKKTVPKGLHRVNAAGELPIHRICKRNQVEMLLNVLSVPGTDVNVKDYAGWTPLHEACNHGSSACVQALLQHCPNLHLDVQVGGVSPLHDALLNGHVDIAKMLLQYAGSPLLELRDGQGRTPLDVVSPALQKELGRWAQEGDSARDAQDVRTIDPPLLEACSCLLRCLLLSYVLVRNVPSYEASASPRDAVPRLSRALAAHSARRVTAAWGDPLLVRLAEDLETLLGLRRHLPIMPGVVTQFQGTQTRLLLLQEKQLTSKCIHLYLPLIAISCYRDKIPSQYWFTC
- the slf1 gene encoding SMC5-SMC6 complex localization factor protein 1 isoform X2, coding for MVWTTLCGHVQKFGAELLYLKMVEKTFTFQITGIKNPQIKGKLLRGIHKLGGSYIGGSIYKGRATHLIAHCTLASEKFLAACAGGKWIVTPQYVIDSVRNGKWLPEVAYELDFISQAPEATRPIRMWRTRVASGTVSGAFQGWRAVLLMDDRKRREIFERILMAGGARISSCASDQSVTHVFTGNINTDSKIGAPCYSLDYIAQHLLGSSWPVISEVLSSSPVDNTQLFSELEIQLKDYVSKLVLPERLVSIDYVSHATTGHPSQSSVVDFSNVHSLIECGLLTEALEEIQGMLHPGVLPSPQYMCSLMHHALQGEVKPYFFSTFINILHNILRNNPTWGSPTVVKYFLHILQCPQCKGGTWALLETSVRWCVSSGECCHLLPGSPSPELIRFLCDLQAFLLTIFRHELFASSKGQSGGSRSSVLVRTFWNIWQRSTLGSRTVQQLAGLLIHTTSCALSSAEDWKQRLLCTLHDTLAVVVEYWCQEHSKLNKSLLDKGMEDLAEHISILCQDHPPEFLLEFVPNMPSLRLKMVTADSIYRCMCCRNGVSVGTEPLTLRKIVSSYLPALGRLCERKPAGAGGPRVAGTPARPGGELHTASCAGVAPATLPGASGLDKKTVPKGLHRVNAAGELPIHRICKRNQVEMLLNVLSVPGTDVNVKDYAGWTPLHEACNHGSSACVQALLQHCPNLHLDVQVGGVSPLHDALLNGHVDIAKMLLQYAGSPLLELRDGQGRTPLDVVSPALQKELGRWAQEGDSARDAQDVRTIDPPLLEACSCLLRCLLLSYVLVRNVPSYEASASPRDAVPRLSRALAAHSARRVTAAWGDPLLVRLAEDLETLLGLRRHLPIMPGVVTQFQGTQTRLLLLQRSPQHPRARLRQSVREEQGGQ